The Neodiprion lecontei isolate iyNeoLeco1 chromosome 2, iyNeoLeco1.1, whole genome shotgun sequence genome segment tttcttttacttttctttatttcaactttattttcGAGTAATCGAGAGATCATTTTTAACAACTATATAGAACATCgaatttgtttcaacaaataatattattgatttttgtagtTTATTCTTGCATGTGATTAACTCAATTACTATGtttgtcaaaatacttttggGCGCTACTGTATTTCATATGATTTTCCGGATTTTTCACGAAGTCACATATACACCGCTAACTACAAGTGCACAAAGTTGTCTCGGATAAGTTGCTGTTGTACACGGCGTCCCTCAGCAAGGCGTGCTCTTCCTTCAAGAGGTTCAGCAATATAAGGTCCGGGTGCTGGCATAGCATTAGCCTGTGCGACATCTTCCTCGGCGATCTCTTCAAATGGTATTCGATAATGCAAACGCATATTATGCAACATGGCACAAGCATTGATTATTCTTCCCGCCATATCAGGCTCGTACATTAATAAACGTTGctgaagtagaaaaaaatataaaatgacaATGAGAATAATTCGCTCTAAATTGAGTTTATAACTGTTGACTATTCTGACCACAAACTCACATGTGACAAGCATCTCCATACCGATTTGAGTGCACCAAAACATCGCTCTATAACTGAGCGGGCACTACAATGTGCAGCGGTATAAACATACTCAGGTGATCCATTTGGAGCATTCGGTATTGGTGTCAAGAGCCATGGTTCCAAAGGATAGCCTGAATCACCTAAGTAGTAAGATAGGTCGATGAAATTGGGAATATATCACTAGGGAGaaggaaagaataaaattgacaTTCCGATTCCGGAATTACTAACCCAACAACCATGTTTGCCTCTCGCCTTGCCTGTGACACAGCTCCATAAGATTGCGCACAGGTGACTGCATCCAAATTGCAGCATCATGACGAGATCCTGGGAATCTAGCGCTCACATTTAAAATACGGAGTTCTGGATCACAAATCTAAAAACagcattttcatttcaatggATTCATTATCGACAGTGAAATGTATTTTGCATTATTGTTTATGGATAGTATcaagaaaataatgataatcaaaAGCACccatttatttacatattcgAGTGATTACCTGATGGTGAACTCATGCGTTATGTATGATAATATACCTACATTAATTCTATCATGCATTACACTTGTACTTCAATTTCAGCTAACCATTTGAACATTCATAGAATGATAACCATGGTGATTCACAAAAGCTTCCTCATTCTCTTTAGGAGCAACGATTCCGACATGAGTGCAGTCTATTGCGCCAATTGCTCCAGGAAATGGTTGTGGAGCATtagcaaattttattttagctGCCTCTTTTTGTGGCAGGAAATTTAATTCATCGGCGAAGCATATGGTCATTGATAGCAACGGACACTGATCTGATACACCGGCTGACTGCAGTCTGACTCAAAGCCAATGCAAAATCCTGTCCTATTGCTCTTTGATAAGAACCAACTGCATAAAACCGAATGGCGCAAAGAACCTGTAGGAAGATGAAGAAAGGATCATtaattgtgaaattcttttgtGATAAGCGCACAGAATGCGCGTATGATAACATTTGCTTGTAACTCAATCGACATACTTTCAGATTATATACTTACTTGAGTTTCCACTGAAAGACCATTTGGGCGTTCACGTTGCAGATGTGGTCTCAGTTCTGTCACGAGGTCCCTCACTAAATCTTTTGAAACtctgaacaaatttttgaactGAATATCTGGTAAATTGAATACATTCAGCTCATCGCGCAACCTCTTGCGGGTGATTCGTAACTGTAATATTTCTTCGTCCTCTTCTTCAAAATCTGCTATATCGACGAGTAACATTACCATAGCCAtctaaaaattcaatatttgatACGTGAGCTATGGAAAGAAATAGAAACAGCACTTCACTGCTGTTAAGCATACCGCTATTAATGCAGAATTTGCAGCACCTTATATTAATTGCCGTACACTCGacatcattcaaatattatatGTGTACTAAAGCCAGACACTTTAAGGGAATGTGAAACCCTATTCCCTCCTCAAATCTTAGatgcagattttttcaaaagagTGATGAGTTTTtgggaataagaaaaatattggcttacgtaaaatttataaacgtaGTCCGTAACATTTTgcttttttccaaaatattagAGCAcccataaaaaaatttttaaatattttttgatatcgGCCGTCGGTGTTTCACATACTCTCAAGAAGAGGTCCAATTAAGTCCCTCCTCTGCCTTTTCGCAGCGATTAGCGCGAGGGAAATGGAgcgaaaaattcataacatatTTTTCCCTTAAATGAATGACTAGAAGCATTTAAAATAGTGAAGGCTTCTGCATCTAGCAATTAGACAAACAGCCCAACGATTTTAGTTTCCAATCCGTCAAACGATCTTTCAGAAAAATCTGTTAGTATTAGTTTGAGGTTATGTCGTACTGACGCCTCGCTGTAATCGTTTCCCCCTGTGTTCTTGAGCTAATTACTCATTTACAAGTGTAtcgtaatttctttttacatcGTCCTTGTTGTATAatttacacacatatatgtatatgatgcgcatcttttatttaataaaatttttggtttgcTTAGTTCTTAAAGTATATGGCGTAAATCGTATGTGCAGTGTATTTACATTTTAACACTCCGTTCACAAATATTCAACAATACAAAAGATAATGGAGCGCGAAACACGAAAGTACGGGACTCTAACCTCACTATAACACACTTTCCACAAGTAATTCAATAATAAGATACGTCACATGTTACATTTTACCTCACCTTACAACGCAATGAAAGACGCAATCCCGACTGCACGGGATCGACAGCCTGCACAATATTCTGACGCTAAATATCGTCACTGACGCAGTTACTGCGCCAATTTGAGATGGTACAGAATCGCGTCGTACGCAATATATGACGCTTCCAACGCTATGTCGACTTTGCGTCGGACGCTATTCGATTGCACCTAGTACAGAATCGACCCCCAGGCAAGCACTCCATCCGAGCAACCCAAGAGACGAAGTTTACGTAGAAGTAGGTGATGTGGAACCATATCAAACGCCTTGCTAAAATTAAAGAGAACACCGATAGTTTTCTGTCATCAACTGCCTGTCTGATATCTTGGTTAAGCTTAAGCAGAGTAGTCAACGTGCTGTAACCCTTCCTGAAGCCCGACTGAAAGGGATGGGCAAGATCATTGACCT includes the following:
- the LOC124292862 gene encoding putative nuclease HARBI1 codes for the protein MNVQMICDPELRILNVSARFPGSRHDAAIWMQSPVRNLMELCHRQGERQTWLLGDSGYPLEPWLLTPIPNAPNGSPEYVYTAAHCSARSVIERCFGALKSVWRCLSHQRLLMYEPDMAGRIINACAMLHNMRLHYRIPFEEIAEEDVAQANAMPAPGPYIAEPLEGRARLAEGRRVQQQLIRDNFVHL
- the LOC124292863 gene encoding uncharacterized protein LOC124292863, producing MAMVMLLVDIADFEEEDEEILQLRITRKRLRDELNVFNLPDIQFKNLFRVSKDLVRDLVTELRPHLQRERPNGLSVETQVLCAIRFYAVGSYQRAIGQDFALALSQTAVSRCIRSVSVAINDHMLRR